Proteins from one Calditrichota bacterium genomic window:
- the rplE gene encoding 50S ribosomal protein L5: MSTYVPRLATKYKEEVVPALTKKFGYKNIHQVPKLVKISLNMGVGEAIQDSKHLDTAIGELTIISGQKPSVRKARKSISNFKLREGMKIGCMVTLRNQRMFEFMDRFIAVAVPRVRDFRGYTDKSFDGRGNYSMGVREQIIFPEINVDKIDKIHGLNITFVTTAKTDEEAYELLLAMGFPFKKNVN; encoded by the coding sequence ATGTCTACGTACGTACCAAGATTAGCAACAAAATATAAAGAGGAGGTAGTACCTGCTCTTACTAAAAAGTTTGGATATAAAAACATTCACCAAGTTCCTAAGCTTGTTAAAATAAGTTTAAACATGGGTGTCGGCGAAGCCATTCAAGATTCAAAACATCTTGATACAGCAATTGGTGAATTGACAATTATTTCCGGACAGAAACCTTCAGTAAGAAAAGCACGAAAATCCATTTCTAATTTTAAATTGCGTGAAGGTATGAAAATTGGATGTATGGTCACGTTGCGCAATCAAAGAATGTTTGAATTTATGGATCGGTTTATCGCTGTTGCTGTGCCTCGCGTGCGTGACTTTAGAGGTTATACCGATAAGTCATTTGATGGCCGTGGTAATTATTCCATGGGTGTTCGTGAGCAAATTATTTTCCCAGAAATAAATGTTGATAAAATTGATAAAATACATGGATTGAATATTACTTTCGTAACTACAGCCAAAACTGATGAGGAGGCTTACGAGTTACTGTTAGCGATGGGATTTCCTTTCAAAAAAAATGTTAATTAG
- a CDS encoding 50S ribosomal protein L24 — translation MKIVKNDTVKVITGKYSGKTGKVLKVIPEGDKLIVEGVNIVKRHTKPSQKNQQGGILEKEAPIHVSKVMYYSTKFNVATRIGYKILEDGSKVRFCKNPECQGEVIN, via the coding sequence ATGAAGATTGTAAAAAACGATACGGTAAAAGTAATTACTGGAAAATACAGTGGGAAGACCGGCAAAGTATTAAAAGTTATTCCCGAAGGCGATAAGCTTATTGTTGAAGGTGTTAACATAGTGAAGCGCCATACAAAACCATCCCAGAAAAATCAGCAGGGTGGAATTTTAGAAAAAGAAGCGCCGATTCATGTATCCAAAGTTATGTACTATTCAACAAAATTTAATGTAGCAACACGTATCGGTTATAAAATTTTAGAAGATGGCTCTAAGGTCAGGTTTTGCAAAAATCCTGAATGCCAGGGCGAAGTAATAAATTAA
- the rplN gene encoding 50S ribosomal protein L14 — MIQEETRLNAADNSGAQKIQCIRVLGGSKKKYASIGDLIVITVKSAIPGGNVKKGTVHKAVVVRTKKEIKRTDGSYIRFDENAAVIIDDQNEPRGTRIFGPVARELRDRKFMKIVSLAPEVL, encoded by the coding sequence ATGATTCAAGAAGAAACTAGGCTTAATGCTGCTGATAATTCGGGTGCTCAGAAGATTCAATGTATTCGGGTTTTAGGCGGATCAAAAAAGAAATATGCATCAATTGGTGATCTTATTGTCATCACGGTTAAAAGCGCAATTCCGGGTGGAAATGTAAAAAAAGGTACTGTACATAAAGCAGTTGTTGTACGGACAAAAAAAGAAATTAAGCGTACTGATGGTTCTTATATCCGCTTTGATGAAAACGCAGCTGTTATAATTGATGACCAGAATGAACCACGTGGAACACGTATTTTTGGCCCGGTAGCTCGCGAGCTAAGGGATAGGAAATTCATGAAAATTGTTTCATTAGCGCCAGAAGTGCTTTAA
- the rpsQ gene encoding 30S ribosomal protein S17 — protein sequence MSDRNLRKTRVGKVLSNKMDKTITVAVERKIKHPIYGKYIKKTLKLYANDIENSCTEGDVVKIMETRPQSKLKRWRLVEILEKAK from the coding sequence ATGAGCGATCGTAATTTAAGAAAAACACGGGTTGGTAAAGTGTTAAGCAATAAGATGGACAAAACCATTACAGTTGCGGTTGAAAGAAAAATTAAACACCCGATTTACGGAAAATATATTAAAAAAACATTGAAGCTTTATGCCAATGATATTGAAAACAGCTGCACTGAAGGTGATGTTGTTAAAATCATGGAAACCCGCCCGCAAAGTAAATTAAAACGCTGGCGTTTGGTTGAAATATTAGAAAAAGCAAAATAG
- the rpmC gene encoding 50S ribosomal protein L29: protein MKSQENYSELSADELNERLGERIEELENLRMQQATHQITNPIRIRYIRRDIARIKTLIHQQKLSNQEN, encoded by the coding sequence ATGAAGTCGCAAGAAAATTATAGTGAACTATCAGCAGACGAGTTGAATGAAAGACTTGGCGAACGAATTGAGGAGTTAGAAAACTTACGTATGCAGCAAGCTACGCATCAGATAACGAATCCAATTCGAATCCGCTATATTCGCAGGGATATTGCACGGATTAAAACGTTAATTCATCAGCAAAAACTGAGTAACCAGGAAAATTAG
- the rplP gene encoding 50S ribosomal protein L16 produces MLMPKRVKYRKKQRGKMKGNAQRGNQISFGTFALKAMESGWITSRQIEATRIAMTRHMKREGKVWIRIFPDKPVTNKPAETRMGKGKGSPEYWVAVVRPGRIMFEIEGVSFDLAKEAMRLASHKLPIKTKFVYNEH; encoded by the coding sequence ATGTTAATGCCCAAAAGAGTAAAGTATCGTAAAAAACAACGCGGAAAAATGAAAGGCAACGCTCAGCGTGGTAATCAGATTTCCTTTGGTACTTTTGCTTTAAAAGCAATGGAATCAGGATGGATAACAAGCCGTCAAATTGAAGCAACACGTATTGCCATGACCAGGCACATGAAACGTGAAGGGAAAGTATGGATCCGAATTTTTCCTGACAAACCTGTTACCAATAAACCTGCAGAAACACGCATGGGAAAAGGAAAAGGATCTCCGGAATATTGGGTAGCTGTTGTACGCCCTGGCAGAATTATGTTTGAAATTGAAGGTGTATCATTTGATTTGGCAAAAGAAGCTATGCGTTTGGCATCACACAAATTGCCAATCAAAACAAAATTTGTATATAACGAACATTAA
- the rpsC gene encoding 30S ribosomal protein S3 — MGQKVNPVGLRLGIIKSWNSSWFDEKNFATKLEEDLRLRKYIKSRLRKAAVSKIEIERTVKRVILTIHTARPGIVIGKKGSEVDKLREELKALTGKEVQINIHEIKKPELDAYLVAENIARQLEGKVSFRRAMKKAITSTMRLGAEGIKIMCGGRLGGAEMARQEQYKDGRIPLHTLRADIDYATYTSHTTYGAIGVKVWIFTGEVIGKR, encoded by the coding sequence TTGGGACAGAAGGTAAATCCCGTCGGATTACGACTTGGTATAATTAAATCTTGGAACAGCAGTTGGTTCGATGAAAAGAACTTTGCTACAAAACTTGAAGAAGATTTACGTTTACGTAAATATATCAAAAGTCGTTTACGCAAAGCAGCCGTTTCAAAAATTGAAATTGAGCGAACTGTAAAAAGAGTAATATTAACAATTCACACTGCCAGACCCGGAATTGTAATTGGTAAAAAGGGATCTGAAGTTGATAAGCTTCGTGAAGAGTTAAAGGCTTTAACAGGAAAAGAAGTACAGATAAATATACATGAAATTAAAAAGCCAGAATTAGATGCCTACCTGGTTGCGGAAAACATTGCCCGTCAGCTAGAAGGTAAAGTAAGCTTTAGGCGAGCAATGAAAAAAGCCATTACTTCTACAATGCGCTTAGGGGCCGAAGGAATTAAAATTATGTGTGGTGGTCGCTTGGGTGGTGCAGAAATGGCACGCCAGGAGCAATATAAAGATGGACGGATTCCATTGCATACACTGCGCGCAGATATTGATTATGCGACTTATACATCTCATACCACTTATGGTGCAATTGGTGTAAAAGTATGGATATTTACTGGCGAAGTAATCGGAAAAAGATAG
- the rplV gene encoding 50S ribosomal protein L22, producing MQATARTKFVRMSPFKVRRVLELVKGKTVQQALDTLHFTRKDAASPIYKTIHTAFSNLANQEENERFDMQDVIVKTAFVDGGPSVKRFRPMSMGRAGKIRKRTSHITVIVEL from the coding sequence ATGCAAGCTACAGCGCGCACAAAATTTGTAAGAATGTCGCCATTCAAAGTAAGAAGAGTTTTAGAGTTGGTAAAAGGAAAAACAGTTCAGCAGGCATTGGATACATTGCATTTTACCAGAAAAGATGCTGCTTCTCCAATTTATAAAACGATTCATACAGCATTTTCTAATCTTGCAAATCAGGAAGAAAATGAGCGTTTTGACATGCAGGATGTAATTGTTAAAACTGCATTTGTAGATGGTGGGCCTTCTGTAAAAAGGTTTCGTCCAATGTCTATGGGGCGGGCTGGAAAAATCAGAAAAAGAACATCTCATATAACCGTTATAGTTGAATTATAA
- the rpsS gene encoding 30S ribosomal protein S19 codes for MARSIKKGPFIDQNLENKINKLNEDNKKVVVKTWARRSTIPPDFVGHTIAVHNGIKFIPVYVSENMVGHKLGEFAPTRTFRGHGGKLAERMTKIR; via the coding sequence ATGGCACGGTCTATAAAAAAAGGACCTTTTATTGATCAGAATCTTGAAAACAAGATCAATAAATTAAATGAAGACAATAAAAAAGTTGTTGTTAAAACCTGGGCAAGAAGAAGTACCATACCGCCTGATTTTGTAGGGCATACAATAGCTGTTCATAACGGGATAAAATTTATACCTGTTTATGTTTCAGAAAACATGGTTGGTCATAAGCTTGGTGAATTTGCTCCAACAAGAACATTCCGCGGCCATGGTGGTAAGCTGGCTGAAAGAATGACAAAAATCAGGTAA
- the rplB gene encoding 50S ribosomal protein L2: MGIKSFKPITPGQRFKTVSDFAQVTTDKPEKSLLAPIKKSGGRNSHGRVTARHLGGGHKRQYRKIDFKRNKFDIPATVKSIEYDPNRTARIALLVYADGEKRYILAPDKLNQGDVVITGESVEIKDGNSLPLAKIPVGLTIHAIEMKPLKGAQMARSAGTSAQLLAKEAKYAMIKLPSGEVRRVPINCYATIGVVSNIDHMNISIGKAGRSRWLGKKPHVRGVAMNPVDHPMGGGEGKTSGGRHPCSPWGQLAKGLKTRKKSKPSNMYIVKRRTK, translated from the coding sequence ATGGGTATTAAAAGTTTTAAACCAATTACACCAGGACAACGATTCAAGACTGTAAGTGATTTTGCACAGGTCACAACAGATAAGCCTGAAAAATCATTGCTTGCTCCAATCAAGAAAAGTGGTGGAAGAAATAGCCACGGACGAGTAACAGCAAGACATCTTGGTGGTGGTCATAAAAGACAGTATAGAAAAATCGATTTTAAAAGAAATAAGTTTGATATCCCGGCAACAGTTAAATCCATAGAATATGATCCAAACAGAACAGCCAGAATAGCCTTGTTGGTTTATGCTGATGGCGAAAAAAGATATATTCTTGCACCGGATAAATTGAACCAGGGTGATGTTGTTATTACAGGTGAGTCAGTTGAAATAAAAGACGGTAACTCTCTGCCATTAGCAAAGATCCCGGTTGGTTTAACAATCCATGCAATTGAAATGAAACCGTTAAAAGGTGCTCAAATGGCCAGAAGTGCTGGAACATCGGCTCAACTTCTTGCAAAAGAAGCAAAGTATGCCATGATCAAATTACCTTCAGGTGAAGTTAGAAGAGTTCCAATTAATTGTTATGCAACAATAGGGGTTGTTTCAAATATTGACCATATGAATATTTCAATTGGTAAAGCCGGACGTTCACGTTGGCTTGGTAAAAAACCTCATGTTAGAGGTGTTGCAATGAACCCGGTTGATCACCCTATGGGTGGTGGTGAAGGAAAAACTTCCGGTGGAAGGCACCCGTGTTCTCCTTGGGGACAATTGGCAAAAGGCTTGAAGACCCGTAAGAAAAGTAAGCCTTCAAACATGTACATCGTAAAAAGACGCACCAAGTAA
- the rplW gene encoding 50S ribosomal protein L23, whose product MKTRSTIIKPLYTEKMAAQQEILNKYAFHVENHANKIEIKKAVENKFEVKVKSVKTMNVVGKMRQQMTRKGRFTGRRPSWKKAIVTLEADYKLELFDNA is encoded by the coding sequence ATGAAAACTCGAAGCACGATTATCAAGCCTTTGTACACAGAGAAAATGGCTGCTCAGCAGGAAATATTGAATAAATATGCATTCCATGTAGAGAACCATGCCAATAAAATTGAAATTAAAAAAGCTGTTGAAAATAAATTTGAAGTAAAAGTTAAATCTGTTAAAACAATGAATGTTGTTGGTAAAATGCGTCAGCAAATGACACGCAAGGGTCGTTTCACCGGACGCAGGCCAAGCTGGAAAAAAGCAATTGTAACGCTTGAGGCAGATTATAAACTTGAATTATTTGATAACGCGTAA
- the rplD gene encoding 50S ribosomal protein L4, protein MNLEIYSQKGKKTAKKAELKDSVFACEINEHVVWLDVKNILANKRQGTHQSKGRSYVSGGGRKPFKQKGTGRARQGSTRAPHHVGGGRVFGPSPRDYNSKINKKTKLLARKSVLTDKVNNKQIYVVEDFNFDQPKTKEFLQFISALEVDAKKVLVLTNGYAPQIYKSAANLYQIDVKQDVTFSTYDLLKANTVIIQEGALKKINEVLG, encoded by the coding sequence ATGAATTTAGAAATCTACTCCCAAAAAGGTAAAAAAACAGCAAAGAAAGCAGAGTTAAAAGACTCAGTATTTGCTTGTGAAATCAACGAGCATGTCGTATGGCTTGATGTTAAAAATATACTTGCCAATAAAAGGCAGGGAACACATCAAAGTAAAGGTCGCTCTTATGTTTCCGGTGGTGGACGCAAACCTTTTAAGCAAAAAGGTACCGGTCGTGCACGTCAGGGAAGTACACGCGCTCCACATCATGTTGGTGGTGGACGTGTATTTGGCCCAAGCCCAAGAGATTACAATAGTAAAATAAATAAAAAAACAAAGCTGCTTGCCAGAAAATCAGTACTAACGGACAAAGTTAATAACAAACAGATTTATGTTGTTGAAGATTTTAATTTTGATCAACCAAAAACAAAAGAGTTCTTGCAATTTATTAGTGCTTTGGAAGTTGATGCAAAAAAAGTATTGGTATTAACCAATGGATATGCACCTCAAATATACAAATCAGCTGCAAACTTGTATCAGATTGATGTAAAACAGGATGTTACTTTTTCCACATATGATCTGCTAAAAGCTAACACTGTTATTATTCAGGAAGGTGCTTTGAAAAAAATAAATGAGGTGTTGGGATAA
- the rplC gene encoding 50S ribosomal protein L3, translating to MMQGILGVKKGMTQIFDDSGLVVPVTVVEAGPCFVTQIKTKENDGYESVQIAFGDKKESRTSKPAKGHFEKAKVGFKRYVREFAFSDQSDLQPGAEIKVDRFKSGDFVNVSGVSKGKGFQGVVKRHNFAGGKNTHGQSSRLRAPGSIGQGSTPSRVYKGIKMGGRMGNDRQTIKDVQIVKIDVENNLLFLSGSVPGSKNSLLEINN from the coding sequence ATAATGCAAGGTATTTTAGGTGTTAAAAAGGGAATGACTCAGATCTTCGATGATTCTGGACTAGTAGTTCCGGTTACGGTTGTTGAAGCGGGGCCCTGTTTTGTAACACAAATTAAAACAAAAGAAAACGATGGTTATGAAAGTGTGCAGATTGCTTTTGGTGACAAAAAAGAAAGCCGCACCTCAAAACCTGCTAAGGGTCATTTTGAAAAAGCAAAGGTTGGTTTTAAAAGATATGTAAGAGAGTTTGCTTTCTCTGATCAGTCTGACTTGCAACCTGGAGCGGAAATTAAGGTAGACCGATTTAAATCGGGTGACTTTGTAAATGTTTCCGGTGTGTCCAAAGGTAAAGGTTTTCAGGGAGTTGTAAAACGCCACAACTTTGCAGGTGGAAAAAACACTCATGGTCAATCAAGTAGGCTAAGAGCACCTGGCTCCATTGGTCAGGGATCAACTCCATCAAGGGTATACAAAGGTATTAAGATGGGTGGACGAATGGGCAACGACCGCCAAACAATCAAAGATGTTCAGATTGTAAAAATTGATGTTGAGAACAACCTACTCTTTTTGAGTGGTTCAGTCCCCGGATCAAAAAACTCTCTGTTAGAGATCAATAATTAG